The Ornithinimicrobium faecis genome includes a window with the following:
- a CDS encoding MaoC/PaaZ C-terminal domain-containing protein, with the protein MSTEQTLDDIQGLTGQSETSAWLQIDESHLKDFGRASYLEPDRVDLTPSRNHAMGPTLVDGFLMLSLLVYFDFSSQLFRTPGGYAFNYGLDRVRFTKPVFVGDGVRLKRTVVDVVRKSPTRLLVTLDCELEMQSTGETAMVARWLYMIVDGQGEE; encoded by the coding sequence ATGAGCACAGAACAGACCCTCGACGACATCCAGGGGCTGACCGGGCAGTCCGAGACGTCGGCGTGGCTGCAGATTGACGAGTCCCACCTCAAGGACTTCGGTCGCGCCAGCTATCTGGAGCCGGACCGCGTTGACCTGACCCCGAGCCGCAACCACGCGATGGGCCCGACGCTGGTCGATGGCTTCCTGATGCTCAGCCTGCTCGTTTACTTCGACTTCAGCTCCCAGCTCTTCCGGACCCCTGGTGGCTATGCCTTCAACTACGGCCTGGACCGGGTCCGCTTCACCAAGCCGGTCTTCGTGGGCGACGGCGTGCGGCTCAAGCGCACCGTGGTCGACGTCGTCCGCAAGAGCCCCACGCGGTTGCTGGTGACCCTCGACTGCGAGCTGGAGATGCAGAGCACGGGCGAGACCGCGATGGTCGCGCGCTGGCTCTACATGATCGTCGACGGCCAGGGCGAGGAGTGA
- a CDS encoding class I adenylate-forming enzyme family protein encodes MSSLDTADAFGQRISDAVPRHAESAPDRVALISHDWTLTYRELADEVDRHAAALLAAGVERGDRVALMATPGPTFVISFLATASIGAVWQGLNPRYSSRELTFVLQDAAPRLVFSTIGGDDATALVEALADVGPQPLIPLHHRKDLEAFNAAGEQTDAADLAAYRSVVDPADPALIVYTSGSTGTPKGALLRHSGLVRLAHVEAAAWAVEDPVMICNLPVNHIASVGDLVSVPLVAGATLLLREGFDADELLADIAAHRITTLFQIPTQLQRLGSHPDFARTDLSSLQVVAWGGSPLPAESLRIYREAGVRLVSTYGLTEATSSVTYSTPGASDEALLHTVGAPDPGMNVRILGEDGQWTTTGTGEICVRHDTVLAGYLNLPDATAEAFTADGWLRTGDVGHLREDGNLVLVGRTKEMFKSGGYNIYPREIEAVIEAHPDTQMCAVVPRPDPDFHEVGVAFVQPRPGSQLDAETLRLWCRDQLANFKIPKTFVFLDQLPLLPVGKVDKFALRAAAADGLTDAGTRP; translated from the coding sequence GTGAGCAGCCTGGACACCGCGGACGCCTTCGGGCAGCGGATCAGCGACGCCGTGCCCCGGCACGCCGAGTCTGCCCCGGATCGAGTGGCCCTGATCTCGCACGACTGGACCCTGACCTATCGGGAGCTGGCCGACGAGGTGGATCGGCACGCCGCCGCCTTGCTCGCCGCGGGTGTCGAGCGAGGCGACCGGGTGGCGCTCATGGCCACCCCCGGCCCGACCTTCGTCATCTCGTTCCTGGCCACCGCCAGCATCGGCGCCGTCTGGCAGGGACTCAACCCCCGTTACAGCTCCCGCGAGCTGACGTTCGTGCTCCAGGACGCCGCCCCCAGGCTCGTATTCAGCACCATCGGCGGCGACGACGCGACCGCCCTGGTGGAGGCGCTGGCCGACGTCGGACCCCAGCCCCTCATCCCGCTGCACCACCGCAAGGACCTCGAGGCGTTCAACGCCGCTGGTGAGCAGACCGACGCCGCCGACCTGGCGGCATACCGCTCCGTGGTTGACCCAGCAGACCCCGCCCTGATCGTCTACACCTCCGGCAGCACCGGCACGCCCAAGGGAGCGCTGCTGCGGCACTCCGGCCTGGTGCGCCTGGCCCACGTGGAGGCCGCAGCCTGGGCCGTCGAGGACCCGGTGATGATCTGCAACCTGCCGGTCAACCACATCGCCAGCGTCGGCGACCTGGTCAGCGTCCCTCTCGTGGCCGGGGCGACCCTGCTGCTGCGCGAGGGCTTCGACGCCGACGAGCTGCTGGCCGACATCGCCGCGCACCGCATCACCACGCTGTTCCAGATCCCCACCCAGCTGCAGCGCCTCGGCAGCCACCCGGACTTCGCGCGGACGGACCTCAGCTCCCTGCAGGTGGTCGCCTGGGGCGGCTCGCCGCTGCCGGCCGAGTCGCTGCGGATCTATCGCGAGGCAGGCGTGCGGCTGGTGTCGACCTATGGCCTGACCGAGGCCACCTCCTCGGTGACCTATTCGACCCCGGGCGCCTCCGACGAGGCGTTGCTGCACACCGTGGGTGCCCCCGACCCGGGCATGAACGTGCGCATCCTCGGCGAGGACGGGCAGTGGACGACCACCGGCACCGGCGAGATCTGCGTGCGCCACGACACGGTGCTGGCCGGCTATCTCAACCTTCCCGATGCGACCGCGGAGGCCTTCACGGCGGACGGCTGGCTGCGCACCGGCGACGTCGGGCACCTGCGCGAGGACGGCAACCTGGTCCTCGTCGGGCGGACCAAGGAGATGTTCAAGTCCGGCGGCTACAACATCTATCCCCGCGAGATCGAGGCCGTCATCGAGGCCCACCCGGACACGCAGATGTGTGCCGTGGTGCCCCGTCCCGACCCGGACTTCCACGAGGTCGGTGTGGCCTTCGTGCAGCCTCGGCCCGGCTCGCAGCTCGACGCCGAGACGCTGCGGTTGTGGTGTCGCGACCAGCTGGCCAACTTCAAGATCCCCAAGACCTTCGTCTTCCTCGACCAGTTGCCACTGCTCCCCGTGGGCAAGGTCGACAAGTTCGCCCTCCGTGCCGCCGCTGCTGACGGCCTGACAGATGCAGGAACCCGACCATGA
- a CDS encoding APC family permease — translation MSELRKTISVPALIAIGAAGVIGSSWLYLGSEFFADFGAGGTILGFIIATALAACVALAYSALANRMPRAGGEIVYAVVAGNSFLGFIVGWLLIGAYASMVAFYVTATGRLLSTVWPELNSVALYSVGGETIFLPIIAIGFALTLIVLAMNWFGAEFSSRAQLVLFSIMVIFAAAVVVAGFARGSFDNFWPMFDSASETSPVVSTLSFVLPAFSFLTGFGVVAILAEEARASAKRIGQIVVLSVVLAGAFYTIVLLATAWLLPWEEIAGMTNGTIEAFDVAGMPLLSTAAFLIGALGIVTTFIAVFSASSRLMFALARIELLPPMLHKLDAKTGTPRNALLFTTGIGLVLGLLGPGALVWFLNTIGVFIAIVWAVTVWAYYRLRSQGGLGPQPSRSWTTLLPAVGGIASVVIVFAALIPASPMSLRWPFEYLIFIGWIALGVVLYFRSPRRMPRTDVLRSLLGDYYDRQFGETDSPAPPVEDHPVR, via the coding sequence ATGAGCGAGCTTCGCAAGACCATCAGCGTCCCGGCCCTGATCGCCATCGGCGCGGCCGGAGTCATCGGCTCCAGCTGGCTCTATCTCGGCAGTGAGTTCTTCGCCGACTTCGGCGCCGGCGGCACGATCCTCGGCTTCATCATCGCCACCGCCCTGGCGGCGTGCGTGGCGCTGGCCTACAGCGCCCTGGCCAACCGGATGCCCCGGGCCGGGGGAGAGATTGTGTATGCCGTGGTGGCGGGAAATAGCTTCCTCGGCTTCATCGTGGGTTGGCTGTTGATCGGCGCCTACGCCAGCATGGTCGCCTTCTATGTCACCGCCACCGGACGGTTGCTGAGCACGGTCTGGCCTGAGCTCAACTCCGTGGCGTTGTATTCCGTTGGCGGAGAGACGATCTTCCTGCCGATCATCGCCATCGGCTTCGCCCTCACCCTGATCGTGCTGGCGATGAACTGGTTCGGTGCCGAGTTCAGCTCGCGGGCACAGCTGGTGCTCTTCTCGATCATGGTGATCTTCGCCGCCGCTGTCGTCGTGGCGGGCTTCGCCCGGGGCAGCTTCGACAACTTCTGGCCGATGTTCGACAGTGCCTCGGAGACCTCGCCCGTGGTCAGCACCCTCAGTTTCGTGCTGCCGGCCTTCTCCTTCCTCACCGGCTTCGGGGTCGTGGCGATCCTGGCCGAGGAGGCCCGCGCCAGTGCCAAGCGCATCGGGCAGATTGTTGTGCTGTCGGTCGTGCTCGCTGGCGCCTTCTACACCATCGTGTTGCTCGCGACCGCGTGGCTGCTGCCGTGGGAGGAGATCGCCGGGATGACCAACGGCACGATCGAGGCCTTCGACGTGGCGGGCATGCCGCTGCTGTCCACCGCAGCCTTCCTGATCGGTGCCCTCGGCATCGTCACCACGTTCATCGCCGTGTTCTCCGCGTCCTCGCGGCTCATGTTTGCCCTCGCCCGCATCGAGTTGTTGCCACCGATGCTGCACAAGCTGGACGCCAAGACCGGCACCCCGCGCAACGCACTGCTCTTCACCACCGGCATCGGCCTGGTGCTCGGCCTGCTCGGCCCCGGCGCGCTGGTGTGGTTCCTCAACACGATCGGCGTCTTCATCGCGATCGTGTGGGCCGTGACGGTCTGGGCCTACTACCGGTTGCGCAGCCAGGGCGGGCTCGGTCCACAGCCGAGCCGCTCCTGGACCACGCTGCTGCCAGCCGTGGGTGGGATCGCGTCGGTCGTCATCGTCTTCGCGGCGCTCATCCCGGCCAGTCCGATGTCGCTGCGCTGGCCGTTCGAATACCTGATCTTCATCGGGTGGATCGCCCTGGGCGTCGTGCTCTATTTCCGCTCGCCGCGCCGGATGCCCCGCACCGACGTGCTGCGCTCGCTGTTGGGTGACTATTACGACCGGCAGTTCGGGGAGACGGACAGCCCGGCGCCGCCGGTGGAGGACCACCCCGTCCGGTGA
- a CDS encoding TetR/AcrR family transcriptional regulator: MTGNEPALRTEPRQQRARATVGKLKSAALELIREAGVAKFTTNHVADRAGVNISTLYRYFPDKSHLLHALMQDFETHRVTFFIGHLPTLERRESWPTWVAEVVEGLAQIRRQEVGGVAIRRVISAFPELHALDQQSSLRTATELAGALRTVAPELDEQMAGVMASVVIANLTHLLDMAFEDDDRGDPLILAETVRVLSGYTP; encoded by the coding sequence ATGACGGGCAACGAACCGGCCCTGCGCACGGAGCCGCGCCAGCAGCGAGCGCGAGCCACCGTGGGCAAGCTCAAATCCGCTGCGCTGGAGCTGATCCGGGAGGCGGGGGTTGCGAAGTTCACGACCAATCACGTCGCCGACCGGGCCGGCGTGAACATCTCGACGCTGTATCGCTACTTCCCCGACAAGTCCCACCTGCTGCACGCCCTGATGCAGGACTTCGAGACCCACCGGGTGACCTTCTTCATCGGTCATCTGCCGACGTTGGAGCGACGAGAGTCCTGGCCAACGTGGGTCGCCGAGGTCGTGGAGGGCCTGGCGCAGATCCGGCGTCAGGAGGTCGGCGGTGTCGCGATCCGACGCGTGATCTCCGCCTTCCCCGAGCTGCACGCCCTCGACCAGCAGTCCAGCCTCCGCACGGCCACCGAGTTGGCTGGCGCCCTGCGGACCGTCGCGCCAGAGCTGGACGAGCAGATGGCCGGCGTCATGGCGAGCGTGGTCATCGCCAACCTGACGCACCTGCTCGACATGGCCTTTGAGGATGACGACCGCGGCGACCCGCTGATCCTGGCGGAGACGGTCAGGGTGTTGTCGGGCTACACACCCTGA
- a CDS encoding arylamine N-acetyltransferase: protein MTQETVTETARLTEVMRAWCAAHPYSTLDIFLGASAEHGDRLSPRPGVCFTLNTAFASHLNEVGVPSSVHLAGVQDHDSPDAADVGSHLTVVAQLDGQPHLTDVGLGCGPLTPIPLRPGTHSFNGFDFPLTTHARDGQRWWRLGIPPALSRAFRAMEFCEVPDDPRAGARAGHFLSPATSPLRDVLLIQGWVGERLVTAHGPTVTVRSSEGVLARTTFEDQSAWQSAVHGWFPDTFGEAELSAAWARLQGLRA, encoded by the coding sequence ATGACCCAGGAGACCGTGACCGAGACTGCTCGGCTGACCGAGGTGATGCGCGCTTGGTGCGCCGCGCACCCATACTCGACCCTGGACATTTTCCTGGGCGCCTCGGCTGAGCACGGCGACCGGCTCTCCCCACGTCCCGGGGTGTGCTTCACCCTGAACACTGCATTCGCGAGCCACCTGAACGAGGTGGGCGTCCCGTCCTCCGTCCATCTCGCGGGGGTGCAGGACCATGACAGCCCCGACGCGGCCGACGTCGGGAGCCACCTGACGGTCGTTGCACAACTGGACGGGCAGCCGCACCTGACCGATGTCGGGCTGGGGTGTGGGCCGCTGACACCGATCCCGCTGCGGCCGGGCACTCACAGCTTCAACGGTTTCGACTTCCCGCTGACCACCCACGCACGTGACGGGCAGCGGTGGTGGCGCCTCGGCATACCTCCGGCACTGAGTCGTGCCTTCCGGGCGATGGAGTTTTGCGAGGTGCCCGACGACCCGCGAGCCGGTGCACGCGCTGGGCACTTCCTGTCCCCCGCGACCAGCCCGCTGCGCGACGTGTTGCTGATCCAGGGCTGGGTCGGCGAGCGGCTCGTCACGGCCCACGGCCCCACGGTTACGGTGCGCTCGAGCGAGGGTGTCTTGGCCCGGACCACCTTCGAGGACCAGAGCGCCTGGCAGTCAGCAGTCCACGGCTGGTTCCCTGACACCTTCGGCGAGGCAGAGCTGAGCGCGGCGTGGGCACGACTGCAGGGGTTGCGCGCATGA
- a CDS encoding ABC transporter substrate-binding protein, which translates to MLATVTLASCGLSSSPSQEDDDVAAESAAPQQEVNEELAAALPAEIQEAGVIRIATDPNYPPFETVDDDGKTIVGLDPDIAHAVGDILGVDIEYVESSFDGIIPALEAGKVDMAMSSIGDTKEREKTVDFATYYWNGTLVLVKKGNPEGIVADQACGVSIGVIRGSLQQNTFLPAQTPKCEEAGLEPPTSQAYQNGPQAQLALKSGRIDGVMLDAPPLLDAEQKSPDEFETVGPLVRNPNPGGVAFPKGSELVEPVNGAINLLIEDGTYAEILEKWNLTDIAVEESEINGAIE; encoded by the coding sequence GTGCTCGCGACCGTCACGCTCGCGTCGTGTGGGCTGTCGTCCTCGCCCAGTCAGGAAGACGATGACGTCGCCGCTGAGTCGGCAGCCCCACAGCAGGAAGTGAACGAGGAACTCGCCGCTGCCCTGCCGGCCGAGATCCAGGAAGCTGGCGTGATCAGGATCGCCACCGACCCGAACTATCCGCCGTTCGAGACTGTCGACGATGACGGCAAGACGATCGTCGGCCTCGACCCCGACATCGCCCACGCCGTCGGCGACATCCTGGGGGTCGACATTGAATACGTCGAGAGTTCCTTTGATGGCATCATCCCCGCACTTGAGGCGGGCAAGGTCGATATGGCGATGTCCTCCATCGGCGACACGAAGGAGCGCGAGAAGACTGTCGACTTCGCGACCTACTACTGGAACGGCACGTTGGTCCTGGTGAAGAAGGGCAACCCAGAGGGGATCGTCGCCGACCAGGCCTGCGGTGTGTCGATCGGAGTGATCCGTGGCTCGCTGCAGCAGAACACCTTCCTGCCCGCACAGACGCCGAAGTGTGAGGAGGCAGGCCTGGAGCCGCCCACCTCGCAGGCCTATCAGAACGGCCCTCAGGCGCAGCTCGCCCTCAAGAGCGGCCGGATCGACGGCGTCATGCTGGACGCTCCGCCGCTGCTGGACGCGGAGCAGAAGAGCCCTGACGAGTTCGAGACCGTGGGACCGCTGGTGCGCAACCCCAACCCGGGCGGTGTCGCCTTCCCCAAAGGCAGTGAGCTCGTCGAGCCGGTTAACGGCGCCATCAATCTCCTGATCGAGGACGGCACCTACGCCGAGATCCTGGAGAAGTGGAACCTCACCGACATCGCCGTTGAGGAGTCGGAGATCAACGGGGCCATCGAGTGA
- a CDS encoding amino acid ABC transporter permease encodes MRPATADSEQAVIPASGAHAQPVVKLRHPIRWLSYIVIAVLAAMFVNTIVTNPNFGWDVVGDYFTSARILDGLLKTLQLTAIAMTLGIILGVGLAVMRLSSNPAVSGLSWLYIWFFRGTPIFVQLLFWGYISALYPIISLGVPFGPSFVAFDTNVLITPVMAAILGLGLNEGAYMAEIVRAGILSVDKGQTEAAQALGMKRGRILRQIVLPQAMRVIIPPTGNNTISMLKTTSLVSVLAFPELLYAAQLIYSDNFETIPLLITASIWYIIVTSVLTVGQYYIERHYSRSERLAGPGVLSRLAELQRRRGVKVSTEGEGR; translated from the coding sequence GTGAGGCCGGCCACGGCCGACAGCGAGCAGGCGGTGATTCCGGCCTCGGGGGCTCACGCCCAGCCTGTCGTCAAACTGCGCCACCCGATCAGGTGGCTGTCCTACATCGTCATCGCGGTCCTGGCCGCAATGTTCGTCAACACCATCGTCACCAACCCCAACTTCGGATGGGACGTGGTCGGTGACTACTTCACTTCAGCGCGGATCCTGGACGGCCTGCTCAAGACCTTGCAGCTGACGGCCATCGCGATGACCCTGGGTATCATCCTGGGAGTCGGGCTAGCGGTGATGCGGCTGTCGAGCAACCCTGCCGTCTCCGGCCTGAGTTGGCTCTACATCTGGTTCTTTCGTGGCACGCCGATCTTTGTGCAGCTCCTCTTCTGGGGCTACATCTCGGCGCTCTACCCGATCATCTCGCTCGGCGTTCCGTTCGGCCCGAGTTTTGTCGCGTTCGACACCAACGTCCTCATCACCCCCGTGATGGCCGCCATCCTCGGGCTCGGACTGAACGAGGGCGCCTACATGGCTGAGATTGTCCGCGCCGGCATCCTGTCAGTGGACAAGGGGCAGACGGAGGCAGCACAGGCACTGGGCATGAAGCGTGGCCGGATCCTGCGGCAGATTGTCCTGCCCCAGGCGATGCGGGTGATCATCCCGCCAACGGGCAACAACACGATCTCGATGCTCAAGACGACCTCGCTGGTCAGCGTCCTGGCGTTTCCGGAGTTGCTCTATGCCGCACAGCTCATCTATTCCGACAACTTCGAGACCATCCCGCTGCTGATCACTGCCTCTATCTGGTACATCATCGTCACCTCCGTGTTGACGGTCGGCCAGTACTACATCGAGCGGCACTACAGCCGCAGCGAGCGCCTGGCTGGTCCCGGGGTCCTGAGCCGTCTCGCTGAGCTCCAACGCAGACGCGGAGTCAAGGTCAGCACAGAGGGGGAGGGACGATGA
- a CDS encoding amino acid ABC transporter ATP-binding protein — MTTDNDVPMVLAENVRKSFGQLEVLRGINLQVHRGEVMTLLGPSGSGKTTFIRLINHLETISAGRLTVDGQLVGYREHEGRLHELRESEVAGMRAEIGMVFQRFNLFPHMTALQNIMAAPIGVRREPKSVVRERALSLLERVGMSDKSGAYPGALSGGQQQRVAIARALCMEPKLMLFDEPTSALDPELVGEVLDVMKDLARSGMTMIVVTHEMGFAKEVADSVVFMDNGVVVEAGPPGEVLVNPQHKRTQDFISKVL, encoded by the coding sequence ATGACGACTGACAACGACGTGCCCATGGTCCTGGCAGAGAACGTCCGCAAGTCGTTCGGCCAGCTCGAAGTCCTCAGGGGAATCAACTTGCAGGTGCACCGTGGCGAGGTGATGACTTTGCTCGGCCCCTCGGGGTCAGGCAAGACCACCTTCATCCGGTTGATCAACCACCTCGAGACGATCAGCGCGGGGCGGCTCACGGTCGACGGACAACTGGTGGGATATCGCGAGCACGAGGGGCGTCTGCACGAACTGCGGGAGTCTGAGGTCGCTGGCATGCGCGCCGAGATCGGCATGGTTTTCCAACGGTTCAATCTCTTCCCGCATATGACTGCCCTGCAGAACATCATGGCGGCACCGATTGGTGTGCGTCGCGAGCCCAAGAGCGTCGTGCGTGAGCGGGCCCTGTCTCTCCTGGAGCGAGTGGGCATGTCCGACAAGAGCGGCGCCTATCCCGGTGCGCTCTCCGGTGGCCAGCAGCAGCGTGTCGCCATCGCACGTGCCCTGTGCATGGAGCCCAAGCTCATGCTTTTCGACGAGCCGACCTCCGCGCTGGACCCTGAGCTGGTCGGGGAGGTGCTCGACGTGATGAAGGATCTTGCCCGCTCCGGCATGACCATGATCGTGGTCACGCACGAGATGGGCTTCGCCAAGGAAGTCGCCGACTCGGTCGTCTTCATGGACAACGGGGTGGTCGTGGAGGCAGGACCTCCCGGTGAGGTGCTCGTCAACCCACAGCACAAGCGCACGCAGGACTTCATCAGCAAGGTCCTGTGA